A window of the Lactuca sativa cultivar Salinas chromosome 5, Lsat_Salinas_v11, whole genome shotgun sequence genome harbors these coding sequences:
- the LOC111883685 gene encoding PLAT domain-containing protein 3, producing MAPKVNRLFFNLLIVFIIAAVVRSSDPDCVYTIYVRTGSILKAGTDSNMTLTLYDAAGYGIRINNLEAWGGLMGPGYNYFERSNLDIFSGRGPCLTGAPCEMNITSDGTGAHHGWYCNYIEVTTTGAHIPCAQQTFTVEQWLATDTSPYELTAVRNYCGSDGDGSLSAHRRHVIRGTASSLLSVV from the exons ATGGCTCCTAAAGTCAACCGTTTGTTCTTCAATCTCCTCATCGTCTTCATCATCGCCGCCGTCGTCAGATCT TCTGATCCGGATTGTGTGTACACCATTTACGTCAGAACTGGATCGATACTTAAAGCCGGAACAGATTCCAACATGACGTTAACACTATACGACGCCGCCGGCTATGGCATCAGGATCAACAATCTAGAAGCTTGGGGGGGTTTGATGGGTCCTGGGTACAACTATTTCGAGAGGAGCAATCTGGACATTTTCAGTGGAAGAGGCCCTTGTTTGACCGGAGCACCGTGTGAGATGAACATCACCTCCGACGGCACCGGGGCTCATCATGGTTGGTATTGTAATTACATTGAGGTAACGACTACCGGAGCACACATCCCCTGCGCACAACAGACATTCACGGTTGAACAGTGGCTTGCTACCGACACGTCACCATACGAACTTACCGCCGTCAGAAATTACTGTGGATCCGACGGCGATGGTAGTTTATCCGCTCACCGGCGCCACGTAATCCGCGGTACTGCTTCATCACTGCTTTCTGTTGTGTGA